In Lemur catta isolate mLemCat1 chromosome 1, mLemCat1.pri, whole genome shotgun sequence, one DNA window encodes the following:
- the ARL5B gene encoding ADP-ribosylation factor-like protein 5B isoform X1 yields the protein MMGLIFAKLWSLFCNQEHKVIIVGLDNAGKTTILYQFLMNEVVHTSPTIGSNVEEIVVKNTHFLMWDIGGQESLRSSWNTYYSNTEFIILVVDSIDRERLAITKEELYRMLAHEDLRKAAVLIFANKQDMKGCMTAAEISKYLTLSSIKDHPWHIQSCCALTGEGLCQGLEWMTSRIGVR from the exons aACACAAAGTAATTATAGTGGGACTGGATAATGCAGGGAAAACCACCATTCTTTATCAATT TTTAATGAATGAAGTGGTTCATACTTCTCCAACCATAGGAAGCAATGTTGAAGAGATAGTTGTAAAGAACACTCATTTTCTTATGTGGGATATTGGTGGTCAAGAATCCCTGCGGTCATCCTGGAACACATATTACTCAAACACAGAG TTCATCATTCTTGTTGTTGATAGCATTGACAGGGAACGACTAGCTATTACAAAAGAAGAATTATACAGAATGTTGGCTCATGAG GATTTGCGGAAGGCTGCAGTCCTTATCTTTGCAAATAAACAGGATATGAAAGGGTGTATGACAGCAGCTGAAATCTCTAAATACCTCACCCTTAGTTCAATTAAGGATCATCCATGGCACATTCAGTCCTGCTGTGCTTTAACAGGAGAAGG GTTATGCCAAGGTCTAGAGTGGATGACCTCCCGGATTGGTGTGAGATAA